One Algibacter sp. L3A6 genomic region harbors:
- a CDS encoding response regulator transcription factor has protein sequence MFHKVLISDDLGIINQGVSTILKNLNIENVSKVQYCDEAYLKIKKAKLDNQPFDLLITDLSFIGDHREQKLKSGEDLITLVRKKHPELNVIAYSVDDRLQQVRRLVALGINAYVCKGRNGVSELSQAVQSVYEGKQYFSPKIAKALDNKSNLEIDIFDVELLRNISIGKSQEEISAIFKEKGASASSLSSIEKRLNKLKIQLNSKNTIHLIAIAKDLGLI, from the coding sequence ATGTTTCATAAAGTTTTAATTTCGGATGATCTGGGGATTATAAACCAAGGGGTTTCTACAATTTTGAAAAATTTGAATATAGAAAATGTTTCTAAAGTTCAATATTGCGATGAAGCTTATTTAAAAATAAAAAAAGCAAAATTAGATAACCAACCCTTCGATTTACTTATCACAGATTTATCTTTTATAGGCGACCATAGAGAGCAAAAATTAAAATCTGGTGAAGATTTGATAACATTGGTTAGAAAAAAACATCCAGAATTAAATGTTATAGCTTACTCTGTAGACGATAGATTGCAACAAGTTAGACGCTTAGTGGCTTTAGGTATTAACGCTTATGTTTGTAAAGGGCGTAATGGTGTTAGCGAGCTGTCTCAAGCGGTACAAAGTGTGTACGAAGGTAAGCAGTATTTTTCACCCAAAATAGCCAAGGCTTTAGACAATAAATCTAATTTAGAGATAGATATTTTTGATGTTGAATTACTCCGTAATATCTCAATAGGTAAATCTCAAGAAGAAATAAGTGCTATTTTTAAAGAAAAAGGAGCTTCGGCATCTAGTTTAAGCTCTATTGAAAAAAGATTGAACAAACTTAAAATTCAATTAAACTCGAAAAACACCATACATTTAATAGCCATAGCTAAAGATTTAGGATTAATTTAA